TGAAAACGATTGATGTCATATTGATAAATAGTTTAATCTTTAAGATTGGAGATGGCCTTAGAGTATCATAATTTGACAGGAAGAATGCTTGTTATATCAGAGTTTAAGTTTCATAGTTTTTTTCAGAACAAAACAAGTGTAATTTTTATATGTGTTGCCATCTGGAATATAGAGGAGTCGAATTGACTACATTGACCTCAAGTGTCGGGAGCTCAGAAGGAAAAAGCCTTTACATTCCCCTATGTCTTTTTGCCCTTTCTAGATTCCCCTTCccatggtcatttcctttTCAGAGCTCTAGCTAGTACTGTTTCCCGCCAAATAAAAGCTTTCCCTCCCTTCAATATAACCCAGTACCCTCTTATTACTGCCCTCACATTTCCActgccgagagagagagagagagagagagagagagagagagagatgaaagGCACATCCAAAGTGATAATGGGGGCAACACTGGTCATGGTGGTTAGCCTTGCTATAGTCTTGGGCTTGATCATGGTTCTCCTAGCCGAGCTCTACTGTTCACTCTTgctccgccgccgccgtcaGCACAAAACCGGCAGCACCAACTCCATCGTCAACACTGAGCTCTCCACCACCACTGTCTCCGCCACGAAAGCCACTACCACCACTTTCTCTGCGGAGCCCTCATCACAAACCCAAGGCCCTCCTCTAGGCAGCTTCTTAGGCGTTCTTCGAGCTCCCAGAAGCTTTCTCTTCCCATCTTGCAAAGAGGAGTACAATGCAGAACCAAAGAAGCAACATCACTCCCACCACCGTGTCCTCGACATCCCAAACCAAGAAATATCAAACGAAACTCCATCGATCTCGGTAGCAAATTCACCACAGCCAAAGCAACAAGACCCAGTTCAAGCTGGTACTATTCCAAACACTGCTGGAGAAGATCATTTGGTATACATTTCCAATCCGATTTACGACAACGAAGCAAACAGAGCTAGCAGCAGTACTACAGGAGCAAACACTCCCTTCGAAACCCCGGACACATCACCGTCAAGACTAGAAATGGGGGGTTCTTCTTCCAGCTCCGGTGAAGATAACGATGAGGTAGCTCAACCTACCCCTTCTGGTTCTGGGCCTTCCAGCCCAACCACACCTCCTCTAACTCCAATGAAGACGCTTCCCAAAGAGGCATGCTCTGTTTCTCTCAGAGATGCAAGGTCTCTAGGCACTTCAGGTAGTGATTCCAACACTAACAATGGTAACTCATCCTCATCTTCAGGCTCACCTTGTACTTCTCCTTCATGGTGATTGAAGCTGTAGGGTTGTTTTAGGTAGTTCACCATGTCTGTAATGTTCTACTGGGAAAatagtagagagagagagagagagagagagagatcaccCAGATGAACTTTTTTCACTGCATGCGTGAAAAGTCATGGTACCAGAATAGAGCTGCTTCTAACTCTTGCTTTGTTTTCACTTGCTTTTTTGTAATTGTTAATGGGAAGCAGAGTCTTATTATGGCAGCAGTAGAGTACATAAATTATAAgcctctgtttttgtttttgggattGTGAATTAGTGAGAAATGCACGTGAAGTCTGAGCCATGAAGGGAGTACACTAGATGGCAAAGCAAcaaaatttgatgaaataaaacacaaattggaaaaaaaaatgaaggaaaATATGTCTCTCTGTCTTTGAGAGACCTCGAGTCGTGATCAGTGTGCAAGTGAAccctaaattaaacagaaactGTTACCTATGGGGTGGCACTGCGTGGTGTTTGTCCAGTTTGATAAGGACGAGACTTCTTGGGTTTCCATGAAATGAGATGAGAGCACCATTCAGCCTAGAAGCTTCACTTCTGTGCATGCACTCTGCATTTAATAGTGCAATTCAGTAAGGAATGTGGCCAAAAGAGTGCATGGCCTCTGCCGAGCATTATTTCATGTGTTCCGAAGTATTGAAACTCTAAAATCGAGTCTATTGGAGAGTGTTATGTGCGTTGTAAATTCATTATAAAAATTTGATGTATGTTATGATTTGTCCAAAACTAATTCCATTATGAATTAAGAGTTCTACATATAAGATTAATATGGACATTATCATCTAACTCAATCAAGATCTTGATAACTTGTAATATACAAGCAGATTAAGCAATGAGAAATCAATCAACTTAAATACCAGATCCTTAACATTGGTATCACAATGTATAAGACATGGATCCAATTATAATAGTTTGACATATCTAAATGACATACATTAGGAAAATATGATTCTAGGCTTATTAGTTTCCTTTATAGGAGGACACTAAACCTAAGCCACTCatgtatataaattataaaatggtctttgtacaaaaaaaaaattttaactGGTCCTGCACCCTCACTCTTTACCAACAATACAATATTAGTCCCATAGAGATATAGAGAGAGTGAGAAGTACACAAGATCAATTTAGAGTCAAAGCTTAGGTTTACATAAAGAAAACTAATAAGCCTAGAATCATATTTTACTAATgtatgtcatttagattgatatatcagctattataattataattggATCCCTGACTTATACTACATTGCTGTTGAAAGTGCTTTTGGTTAAACTAACATTAGAAACAAAAGGGCCTTTTAATCCCTCTAGTTTGTCACACAAACTAGAACATCACAGATATACTTGGGGACATTTGTTTGGCTGTATCTGACTTTTGATCATTGGATGCCATTTAGGAGGTCCCAAAGACCCAAACTCTCTCCCTTACAGATTTCAGAGAAGCTGAGAAGCATCTGACCATTAAAAGATATCCAACCACAAGATGGAGGAAACTGAGAAACGTTGACCGATGGGAAATAGAACCAAACCAAAGTCTAGGGGGCCAGCATTGAGGCTACTTCAGCCATAACCATCCGTTTTAGGATCGATAATTGtctaacatggtatcagaacTGTTATCGCAGAACAACGTAAGGCATAACAAGTATATTTAGCAATTCGATATTAGTTTTGGTTTTTGACACAATTTGTTTGGGACATTATTAGGCAGCAGAAGCACTATTTGCATCAATGAACATCACTTGAGTAGTGTAACAAAGGCAATGTTTGTAATGAGATAATATTTGTTTATAATGTACACAAACGATATTCAAATGCGTAACGACTTTGCAGATGggtcttcatcatcatcatcatgttgATGCATCAATGCACCACAACCAGTTCAGTTTTCCAACTTGTTGGACCAGGGTCCTTGAAATAGATCACAAACCTGTAAATATACGGATATGGAGTCCGAAATAAAAGGCTTGTTAACTTATAATCTTGTGAAGAGTTTTCACATGCAAGTGACTAATTTCTGATGCATAGAAGAAATTGCATACCTTTACGTAGGGAGTGAATCATACAGAGCAACAATATCTCCTGCTACTTGGTTGTGATCTGCTGTGCAATTTTATCCCAGTTTGACGAGAAGGGATAGCTTTAGCCACTTTTTTTGCTACAGAATATAAACATGTTCATGGTAAGTCTCATGTCTTTACTTAAACTTGTTCAAATGGAGCTATAGATCTGCATTAAATACAAAGAGATAGATCGTCTCAGTAAAATCACCTAGATGATTATTGGAAGGTGCAGTAGGGTACCTATTTCATAGAAGAGCTCATTGACATTCTGTGCAGTTTTTGCAGATGTCTCGAGAAACACCAACCCATTTTCTTTAGCATATTGTTCACCTTCCTGCAGCAAAATGTGTATAAGGTCAAATATTTTGATTATAAATCATCAATTGAGATGCAAATTTACAGTCTTCACCTACCTCAGATCCtacttttctcttctcttccaaGTCAGCCTTGTTTCCAGCCAAGAACATAATTAAAGTTGGATTTGCTGAGATCAAACAAGAAGGAACATAAAGTTAAGTGAGATAGTAATCTCAAGAAAATTAGTTACTGAAATTACATGAATCCAGAAGGTGGTCACTCTaaactttcaagtttcaaaaaTGTACCTTGTCTTTGCAATTCAAAAACCCACTTCTTTGCTCGTACAAATGACTCCTGCAGCCAAAAATAATATGCATTGAATATAAACTCATATTGGCATATTGCAGATCACTCTTGTATCATTGATTGACAAATAAATGATCTGAGCAACTCATATCATATTGCAGATGTCAAATTAGTTAAAGATAGGGTTTTATAATGAGTACGTGACAAGTATTAATTCTTTCAAAGCTTAAATATCAAAGATGCTAAAATCTTTATTTCCTTCAAGAGTTTTGAGAACAGGTAAACTTCACATCGATTACATATATGGTCTGCAGATTACTTACAGTGGAACCATTGAAGGGACTGTCTAATGTTACAACTTGATGATCTAATGTTCCATGACAATTTATGCAAACATCCAGCAATGCACAACGATATTTGAACCTAAATCTAGTACTTGATCACTCACCATGCTTGTGATATCATACACCACAACAGCTGCAGCAGCGCCGCGGTAATACATAGGAGCCAGGCTATGGTAACGTTCCTGACCTGCTGTGTCCCATATATCAAATTTTATGGTAGCTTCATTCAATGACAGAACCTGAGTGAAGAAAGCTGCTCCAATTGTTGATTCCTGCAGCATACACATGTTAGAAGCAATGAACTACTATAATGCCGATACTGAAGAACATGAAGTAATAATGAAAGTTTCTACAGTAACAAAGACTCTGATGTTAAAAGTAACCTGGTACTCCAGAAATTTTCCTGTGACAAATCTCAATACCAAACTTGTTTTCCCAGCTCCCATGTCCCCAAGAAGTACCTGGACAATCCATTAACAGATTTAATTTATCAACCAACATCTATCCCCCTTGCTAATGTTCTATACCAAATCTTCAAAGCACAAAATGTAACAATATAAAGGGATTTTCCACAAGAAACTAACTCTTGTTCATGATTGATCATGGACCCTCACACGACTCAATTAATTTACCTAATCAAACATATCATATCATGTATCCAtgaacaagaattgaaatttctAATCAGTATTAGGCTAACTCATGAGTATATATACAAATGCATGAAAGTAAAAAAGGAAGACATACCCACCAGCTTGGCTTGTATGTTCTTATTCCCTGTTCTTGCCATAATCGCTTTCTTGATCAAATTTCTCAAACACAGGGTGTGATGAAGGTGTGAATTTTATCAGAATGAAATATAGTGAAAACCAAGCAAAGGCACTGTAATGAGAATCAATCAGAGACGAAGTTATCCACGGGACTTGCTATTGCGGCATCCGTTTTGATATTTCCTGGCGATGTGAATCAGTAGATCAGCCTTAGAGAGTTAGAGGCTTTGACTATAGTGGATTAGTTTCTGCAAGAAGCAAAAAAAGGAGTAGCAATATCATTCCAAGCTGACTGGTAGTTTGTGCTTTGACTGGCAGTTGATTTCCTACCTGCATTTCATCTTGTCTCTTTCTATTTGTAAATTGTTCACTGATTTCTTTTCCTTTCCCTCTGTTTTGTTACTTTCAGGTTTCAGCAGACAATGGATCACGTCCTTCTAGAATCTGGAATCATCAACACTATTCAACTAGTGTGCCTTTTCTAAACGaggttacttttttttaagtaAAAACTCATAGTAtctcaaaaagaaattttgagaaataacCATAATTTGTGCACTAAAATGATTTATAACcatgttttttttctgatcTTTCAATTCTTGCCAAATTAAAAGTGAGTTAGACTATAATACCCTTAGAAACAATTTAAATATCAAGAAGCCCAATTCATACTGTCTACGATTCCTTTTAACTTTCCAAGTTATATGACGGGTGTGTTCTTCAAATGATATCAACTAATGTGAAGGACTCCCCATGCTTGAATATTTATCCAATTGATGGCAAATAATGGAGAATCTAACTCGTATAGATTCTGAGATAAAAATGGTGATAACTATGTCAAGAAtcttttaaccaaaaaaaaatatgtcaCGAATCTTGCTAATTTAAACATAACTTATAGTAGTTTTGTATTTCTATCACCGATATTGATATTGATGTACATCTCTTTCGAATTCACATACTATGAGCCAATTAATCACAATTATTAAATCAAGTAGTGTGAGGGAGAACCATGTTCAAATTGTTAAATCCTCTTACTATCTAATCTGCTCAAAGCTTTTACTAAACTCAATCTAAAAACTCTTGAAGAACCCTAAATAAAACCCTgaattttgaaaagaaaaaataacaaaaatctCAAGCATCGATTCATCTGAAACTCAGTTATATTTCaattatataaaagaaaacaaaatgaagttATTGATGTACATACTTATGGTAGTATCTTAGGTTTTAACTATATGAGAGCCATGAAATTAAGAGTGGTAGGTCTCTTCACTCTCTTGTAGAACCCTAGGAACAATGATAAGCAAATTAGAAAAGAGAGTGGTTCATTAAGGGTATTATAATCTAATTCACTCTTAATTTGGTTACAATTGAAAGATCAGAAAAAACATGGTTAGAAATCATTTTAGTGCACAAATCATGgttatttctcaaaatttCTCTATCTCAAAAGCTTCCTAGGCCCAAGGACTAATCCGCAAGGGGAGTTCTTTCTACGGGGGCATTGTAGCCCCTCCCTAGCCACTTTTGACAATTTCGTGAATCAAATCTAGGTTGGGGAGCACACCCAACTAGGCAAGAATAACGCAAGATCCACTACACTATCTTGCAGTGGTTAAACGAGGTTACTTAATCTAGTTCATAACTTGTCGGTAATCTGCGGGTTAATTTTAGTATGCAGAGTTGCAAACGCCCTATCATGATTgcaatatacaaaaatattattCGACTTATTACCATCGTTTACctgtttgaattaattcattgaaCACTTGTGTTGGCACTTGGCACCGAGTTGGATATGACTGTACGCTTTCTTACTTATCCATTTTCATCCCACAAGACTTGTTCTGTCCAAAACAAGCCTAAGCAATCTTCTAGTAAGTAGAGGCAGGCAAAGCCAGCcgacttgtatatatattacgCTATTTTTATGTTGCATATAGTTGTCACATCAATTAACAAACAGGAAACTTGTGGGGTTATATTTCTTGGAGGGAttagagaaataaaaagtatCACAAAGCATTCCTCCTAACCTAAGAATATTAGGTTGGACTTGGATA
This genomic interval from Argentina anserina chromosome 1, drPotAnse1.1, whole genome shotgun sequence contains the following:
- the LOC126785320 gene encoding ras-related protein Rab5-like isoform X1 codes for the protein MARTGNKNIQAKLVLLGDMGAGKTSLVLRFVTGKFLEYQESTIGAAFFTQVLSLNEATIKFDIWDTAGQERYHSLAPMYYRGAAAAVVVYDITSMESFVRAKKWVFELQRQANPTLIMFLAGNKADLEEKRKVGSEEGEQYAKENGLVFLETSAKTAQNVNELFYEIAKKVAKAIPSRQTGIKLHSRSQPSSRRYCCSV
- the LOC126785320 gene encoding ras-related protein Rab5-like isoform X2 — protein: MGAGKTSLVLRFVTGKFLEYQESTIGAAFFTQVLSLNEATIKFDIWDTAGQERYHSLAPMYYRGAAAAVVVYDITSMESFVRAKKWVFELQRQANPTLIMFLAGNKADLEEKRKVGSEEGEQYAKENGLVFLETSAKTAQNVNELFYEIAKKVAKAIPSRQTGIKLHSRSQPSSRRYCCSV
- the LOC126796543 gene encoding uncharacterized protein LOC126796543, translated to MKGTSKVIMGATLVMVVSLAIVLGLIMVLLAELYCSLLLRRRRQHKTGSTNSIVNTELSTTTVSATKATTTTFSAEPSSQTQGPPLGSFLGVLRAPRSFLFPSCKEEYNAEPKKQHHSHHRVLDIPNQEISNETPSISVANSPQPKQQDPVQAGTIPNTAGEDHLVYISNPIYDNEANRASSSTTGANTPFETPDTSPSRLEMGGSSSSSGEDNDEVAQPTPSGSGPSSPTTPPLTPMKTLPKEACSVSLRDARSLGTSGSDSNTNNGNSSSSSGSPCTSPSW
- the LOC126785320 gene encoding ras-related protein RHN1-like isoform X3 yields the protein MARTGNKNIQAKLVLLGDMGAGKTSLVLRFVTGKFLEYQESTIGAAFFTQVLSLNEATIKFDIWDTAGQERYHSLAPMYYRGAAAAVVVYDITSMESFVRAKKWVFELQRQANPTLIMFLAGNKADLEEKRKVGSEEGEQYAKENGLVFLETSAKTAQNVNELFYEIDL